In Balaenoptera acutorostrata chromosome 19, mBalAcu1.1, whole genome shotgun sequence, the following proteins share a genomic window:
- the TSNAXIP1 gene encoding LOW QUALITY PROTEIN: translin-associated factor X-interacting protein 1 (The sequence of the model RefSeq protein was modified relative to this genomic sequence to represent the inferred CDS: substituted 2 bases at 2 genomic stop codons) yields MTTGCKLPQLPRPRVLAARLPXGHGLPEAAAPQLRDHVESTLATFRSDRRXFLPHRSQEYPETQAFSETEDAAAHQREKIRALEPLKAKLVTVNEDCNERILAMRAKERYEISMLKKEKMNLLKLIDKKNEEKISLQSEVTKLRKNLAEEYLRYLSERDARKILIADLNELRYQREDMSLAQSPGVWGEDPVKLTMALKMARQDLTRTQMELNTMKANFGDVVPRRDFEMQEKTLKDLQEQEIQRTSTPRPDWSKCEDVVAGGRDRWQMLAEGKNSDQLVDVLLEEIGEGLLREKDFFPGLGYGESIPPFLRFDGVVENKKPTKKDVVNLLKDAWKERITEEQKEKFPDFFFNFLERRFGPGDAMAWAYTIFEYTKLFHSSEVMSQFYAVLMGKRKESVYIKQKETIAQLLKEMTNADSQNEGLLTMEQLSTALKSTFPFKKDERIQELMEAGGWHPSSSNADLLNYCVLFMEDEEGQSMPFVQKLWEQYMDEKDEYLQELKQELDLELHDEVTLPKVREALMNIDPSLDKQTLNSYLSQAFQLPMTELPEEGEEKEEGIVIRLQTALEQLQMSDVRRMGPREQEPAS; encoded by the exons AGCACACTTGCGACCTTTAGGAGTGATCGTAGATGATTCCTTCCTCACAGAAGCCAAGAATACCCAGAAACGCAAGCTTTCTCAGAAACGGAAGACGCTGCTG CCCACCAGAGGGAGAAGATTCGGGCTCTGGAGCCCCTGAAGGCGAAGCTTGTCACTGTGAACGAGGACTGCAACGAGAGGATCCTGGCCATGAGGGCTAAGGAGAGATATGAAATCTCCATgctgaagaaagagaagatgaatttGCTAAAACTCATTGATAAGAAGAATGAGGAGAAGATCTCATTGCAGAGTGAG GTGACCAAACTGAGGAAGAACTTAGCTGAGGAGTATCTGCGCTACCTCAGCGAGCGAGATGCCCGTAAAATCCTTATTGCAGACCTGAATGAGCTACGGTACCAGCGGGAAGACATGTCACTAGCCCAATCCCCAG GTGTCTGGGGGGAGGACCCCGTGAAGTTAACAATGGCTCTGAAGATGGCCCGGCAAGACCTGACCCGCACGCAGATGGAACTCAACACCATGAAGGCCAACTTTGGAGACGTGGTGCCCAGAAGGGACTTTGAAATGCAGGAGAAGACCCTCAAGGATCTGCAGGAGCAG GAGATCCAGCGCACCTCCACACCACGGCCAGACTGGTCCAAGTGCGAAG ATGTGGTGGCTGGAGGACGAGATCGCTGGCAAATGCTGGCCGAGGGCAAGAACAGCGACCAGCTGGTGGATGTGCTCCTGGAGGAGATTGGCGAGGGGCTGCTCCGGGAGAAAGACTTCTTCCCTGGTCTG GGTTATGGGGAATCCATCCCCCCTTTCCTTCGATTTGATGGTGTTGTGGAGAACAAGAAGCCAACCAAGAAGGATGTGGTAAACCTCCTCAAGGATGCCTGGAAGGAACGTATCACTGAGGAGCAG AAAGAGAAGTTCCCAgatttcttcttcaatttcctGGAGCGTCGCTTTGGGCCTGGTGATGCCATGGCCTGGGCTTACACCATTTTTGAATATACCAAGCTCTTCCACTCCAGTGAGGTCATGAGTCAGTTCTATGCAGTCTTGATGGGAAAG AGGAAAGAGAGTGTGTACATCAAGCAGAAGGAGACAATAGCACAGCTGCTGAAGGAGATGACCAATGCTGACAGCCAGAACGAGGGGCTACTAACCATGGAGCAGTTAAG CACTGCCCTCAAGAGTACCTTCCCCTTCAAGAAGGACGAGAGAATTCAGGAGTTGATGGAGGCAGGGGGCTGGCATCCCAGCAGCAGCAATGCAGACTTGCTCAACTACTGCGTATTATTTATGGAG GACGAGGAGGGCCAGAGCATGCCCTTTGTGCAAAAGCTGTGGGAACAGTACATGGATGAAAAGGATGAATACTTACAGGAGTTAAAGCAGGAGCTGGACCTGGAACT CCACGATGAGGTGACCCTACCCAAGGTACGTGAGGCCTTGATGAACATTGATCCCAGCCTGGACAAGCAGACCCTCAACAGCTATTTGAGCCAGGCCTTCCAGCTCCCCATGACAGAACTGCCAGAAGAGGgcgaggaaaaggaagagggcatTGTGATAAGGCTCCAGACTGCACTGGAACAGCTTCAGATGAGTGATGTTAGGCGTATGGGGCCCCGAGAGCAGGAACCTGCAAGCTGA